One region of Acidithiobacillus sp. genomic DNA includes:
- the bioB gene encoding biotin synthase BioB: MNTTTPTQTLDAILEIYARPFNDLIFEAQRVHRLHFDPNAIQCSTLLSIKTGGCSEDCGYCSQSVHHRTALKAEALMDIEQVRAAAQEAKANGAQRLCMGAAWRSPHDKDIEKVAAMISVVKEYGLESCATLGMLKPGQAERLQNAGLDYYNHNLDTSPEFYGEVIHTRSYQDRLDTLEAVRDAGIKICSGGILGMGESRRDRARMLQVLAQLPQAPESIPINALVPIPGTPLETAEPIDGFEFVRTIAVTRILFPSAYVRLSAGREAMRDELQALAFLAGANSIFLGDRLLTTGNASTGHDQALFKRLGLHPSGSCFHA, from the coding sequence ATGAATACCACCACACCAACCCAGACCCTTGACGCCATCCTCGAAATCTATGCCCGTCCCTTCAACGATCTGATTTTTGAGGCGCAAAGGGTGCATCGGCTACACTTTGATCCAAACGCTATCCAGTGCTCCACGCTCCTCTCCATCAAAACCGGTGGTTGCTCTGAGGATTGCGGCTACTGTTCACAAAGCGTCCATCACCGGACGGCGCTCAAGGCAGAGGCCCTCATGGACATTGAGCAGGTTCGTGCGGCCGCACAGGAGGCCAAAGCCAACGGCGCCCAACGCCTGTGCATGGGGGCTGCCTGGCGCTCCCCCCACGACAAGGATATCGAAAAAGTCGCCGCCATGATTAGCGTGGTCAAAGAATATGGTCTGGAAAGCTGCGCGACGCTCGGCATGCTTAAACCGGGACAGGCGGAGCGCTTACAGAATGCCGGCCTCGACTACTATAACCACAACCTCGACACCTCACCGGAATTTTATGGCGAAGTCATCCACACCCGCAGTTACCAGGACCGCCTCGATACGCTGGAGGCAGTGCGTGACGCTGGTATTAAGATTTGTAGCGGTGGCATCCTCGGCATGGGTGAATCCCGTCGTGACCGGGCGCGCATGCTGCAAGTGCTGGCGCAACTGCCACAAGCCCCGGAGAGCATTCCCATCAACGCCCTGGTTCCTATCCCTGGCACCCCGCTGGAGACCGCAGAGCCCATCGATGGATTCGAATTTGTACGCACTATTGCCGTCACCCGCATACTCTTTCCTAGCGCCTATGTGCGACTGTCTGCCGGACGCGAGGCCATGCGTGATGAATTGCAGGCGCTCGCCTTCCTGGCCGGTGCCAACAGTATTTTTCTGGGGGATCGTCTGCTGACCACAGGGAATGCCAGCACGGGACACGATCAGGCTTTGTTCAAGCGCTTGGGATTGCATCCCAGTGGGAGCTGTTTTCATGCTTAA
- a CDS encoding DUF167 domain-containing protein: MTPTETPPRYLRVQGDDLYLRVHVQPGAKADTISGCHGDALKIRLRARPVDGAANTALSALLCATLRLKRRQITLVQGESARDKVLRISAAPILVQTQLRKYAESSHPPALNRED, encoded by the coding sequence ATGACACCCACAGAAACGCCGCCCCGGTACCTGCGCGTACAGGGTGACGACCTGTATTTACGCGTCCATGTACAGCCGGGTGCCAAGGCCGATACCATCAGCGGATGCCACGGCGATGCCCTCAAAATCCGTCTGCGCGCCCGACCCGTAGACGGCGCTGCTAATACTGCCCTTTCGGCTTTGCTCTGTGCTACCCTGCGCCTTAAAAGGCGGCAAATTACTTTAGTGCAGGGGGAGAGCGCTCGAGACAAAGTGCTTAGGATTAGCGCGGCGCCCATACTCGTTCAGACCCAACTCAGAAAATACGCCGAATCCTCCCACCCACCTGCTCTCAACAGGGAAGACTGA
- a CDS encoding LysR family transcriptional regulator: MTIDAEQLLTLLAVAETGSVSEAALRLGRGQPAISERLHKLTREIGEPLYVREGGGIQLTPAGQALIPDIRQLRAKLQDIENLLMRQKSLQSGELRIASTSLIANYLLPQYLQIFQKQNPGVNLFIKSGVAYWEHINLSELDVFFFEGEMDIPHLPDSYEIQPWLTGEIIAVMPKTHPLASASALSLKDVQPFPVVWREPSSGVRRILEKAFRKKNILPAHFIEVADVESVGAMVKAGLGIGFMTRTVFEQRPDWDLISQPIISSQLIWQSYMAIPNSARRSRTLSVFLDIMD; encoded by the coding sequence ATGACGATAGATGCCGAGCAGTTGCTCACCCTCCTCGCGGTTGCAGAAACTGGCAGCGTCAGCGAAGCCGCGCTACGCCTGGGGCGGGGACAGCCAGCCATCTCGGAACGGCTACATAAACTGACACGGGAAATCGGTGAGCCTTTATATGTCCGTGAGGGTGGAGGTATTCAGTTGACTCCGGCAGGTCAGGCACTTATTCCCGACATCCGGCAATTACGCGCGAAATTGCAGGACATCGAGAATTTACTGATGCGCCAAAAATCCCTGCAATCAGGAGAACTCCGTATCGCTTCTACCAGCCTTATCGCCAATTATTTACTACCACAATATTTGCAAATCTTTCAGAAGCAAAATCCAGGGGTTAATCTCTTCATAAAAAGTGGGGTGGCCTATTGGGAACATATCAACCTTTCCGAGCTGGACGTTTTCTTTTTTGAAGGAGAGATGGATATACCCCATCTTCCGGACAGTTATGAAATACAACCGTGGCTGACAGGCGAAATCATCGCGGTCATGCCCAAAACGCATCCGCTGGCATCGGCATCGGCGCTGAGCCTGAAAGATGTGCAACCTTTTCCCGTCGTTTGGCGTGAGCCTTCTTCCGGAGTCCGGAGGATACTGGAGAAGGCATTCAGAAAAAAGAATATCTTGCCTGCGCACTTCATTGAAGTAGCCGATGTGGAGTCCGTTGGCGCTATGGTGAAGGCCGGTTTGGGGATAGGTTTTATGACGCGCACCGTGTTTGAGCAGAGACCAGATTGGGACCTGATTTCTCAGCCTATCATATCCTCGCAGCTGATATGGCAGAGTTATATGGCGATTCCAAATTCGGCAAGACGTTCACGTACCTTGTCTGTTTTTCTGGATATTATGGATTAA
- a CDS encoding YggT family protein, translated as MTELSIMAARLTSLVLTLLFWAILIRAILSWVQPDPRNPIVQFLERVTGPILYPLQRIIPPLGGIDLSPLVAMLLIELIKGLLVNAILKLGG; from the coding sequence ATGACCGAACTAAGCATTATGGCAGCCCGTCTTACCAGCCTTGTCCTGACCCTGCTGTTCTGGGCTATTCTCATTCGCGCCATACTGTCCTGGGTACAACCCGATCCGCGCAACCCCATCGTCCAGTTCCTCGAACGGGTGACCGGCCCCATTCTTTATCCGCTACAGCGGATCATCCCGCCGCTGGGTGGCATTGATCTCAGCCCATTAGTAGCCATGCTGCTCATCGAGTTGATCAAAGGCCTGCTGGTCAACGCCATCCTCAAATTGGGCGGCTAA
- a CDS encoding cation-transporting P-type ATPase, whose protein sequence is MDSISSTETDKTPPIEQTLADLHTSSAGMTGSEAQQRLQQYGANALQEKIVSLLMHFLHYFCGPIAWMDALRAAVLALCG, encoded by the coding sequence ATGGATAGCATATCTTCGACAGAGACCGATAAAACTCCACCCATAGAACAGACCCTGGCCGATTTGCATACCAGTTCAGCCGGTATGACGGGTAGTGAAGCGCAGCAACGCCTGCAGCAATATGGTGCTAATGCCTTGCAGGAAAAGATAGTCAGTCTCCTCATGCATTTTCTGCATTACTTTTGCGGACCCATAGCCTGGATGGATGCACTGCGCGCCGCTGTCCTGGCCCTCTGTGGGTAA
- a CDS encoding chloride channel protein — protein MANDPSLPANMDTLVMERNVKGWAGLFRMNPAFHLILAFFVGIVAGLGAVVFRRLIGLMHNAFFFGQISSRFDDLQHSAASVWGLGIVLVPILGGLVVVWLVRTFAPEAKGHGVPEVMDAIYYGRGIIRPVVVLVKALASSISIGSGGSVGREGPIIQIGAAFGSSLAQWLRLQEWQRLGLIAAGAGAGIAATFNTPVGGILFAIELMLVEVSARTLVPVMIATGTAAFVSRLFLGNYPSFIISQRIIDQTLHQSAGAYAAYVLLGLLTGGAGLLFTSSLYWTEARFERWIKNPYARHAAGMLGVGVVIYFMITFTGHYYVEGVGYATVQDVLDGVITHPGFLLLLLLLKILTFSVTLGSGGSGGVFSPALYVGAVLGGLYAVIANHLLPGIGVSMAIAAALGMAGMVAASTGAAVTGAVMIFEMTSDYHIIIPLIIVASLAFGVRRLMTRETIYTRKLIRRGHFIPEARHSNLYLMRPAGEFIETPLIRVKGSRTLADIAVLLHRGREIPHILVVEGTQPRAVLTAPRVCELLRHRQTSTAIENFASADWFSVPVDYQIHDLVARFRATHQECALLCRIDPPEHHEDVIAIVTIADVLAYTSLPMRLLRPHPAQ, from the coding sequence ATGGCCAACGATCCTTCCCTACCCGCCAACATGGATACCCTCGTTATGGAGCGCAACGTCAAGGGATGGGCGGGGTTGTTTCGGATGAATCCAGCCTTTCATCTGATTCTGGCGTTCTTTGTGGGTATTGTCGCGGGCCTGGGTGCGGTCGTTTTCCGGCGCCTCATCGGTCTGATGCATAACGCCTTCTTTTTCGGTCAGATTTCCTCACGTTTTGATGATTTGCAGCATTCCGCAGCCAGCGTCTGGGGCTTAGGCATCGTGCTAGTTCCCATTCTCGGCGGGCTCGTGGTGGTCTGGCTTGTCAGAACTTTCGCGCCGGAAGCCAAAGGGCACGGCGTACCTGAAGTGATGGATGCCATTTATTACGGGCGCGGCATTATTCGGCCCGTGGTGGTTCTGGTGAAGGCGCTCGCATCATCTATCAGTATCGGCAGCGGCGGATCGGTAGGACGGGAGGGGCCGATTATTCAGATCGGAGCCGCCTTCGGCTCCAGTCTGGCCCAGTGGTTGCGGTTGCAAGAATGGCAGAGACTGGGACTGATTGCAGCGGGAGCGGGCGCCGGTATTGCTGCGACCTTCAACACACCAGTGGGCGGCATATTGTTTGCGATCGAGCTCATGCTGGTGGAAGTCAGCGCGCGGACCCTTGTTCCGGTCATGATCGCCACCGGTACCGCCGCCTTCGTATCACGCCTATTTCTGGGTAATTATCCATCGTTTATCATCTCTCAACGCATTATCGACCAGACCCTGCACCAAAGCGCCGGTGCCTACGCCGCCTATGTTCTGCTCGGTCTTTTGACGGGCGGAGCCGGCCTGCTGTTCACAAGCAGTCTGTATTGGACCGAGGCTCGCTTCGAGCGCTGGATCAAAAATCCCTACGCACGACATGCTGCGGGCATGCTCGGCGTGGGCGTGGTCATTTACTTCATGATCACCTTTACTGGTCATTACTACGTAGAAGGGGTGGGCTATGCGACGGTTCAGGATGTCCTCGACGGCGTCATTACGCACCCTGGTTTTCTCCTGCTCCTGCTTTTACTGAAGATCCTGACCTTTTCCGTTACGCTGGGTTCCGGAGGGTCGGGCGGTGTGTTCTCTCCCGCGCTGTATGTCGGAGCAGTGCTCGGCGGGCTATATGCCGTCATCGCCAATCATTTGCTGCCGGGAATCGGGGTCAGCATGGCCATCGCGGCCGCCTTGGGGATGGCCGGGATGGTCGCTGCATCTACCGGCGCCGCCGTTACCGGTGCCGTGATGATTTTTGAAATGACCAGCGACTATCATATTATTATTCCCTTGATTATCGTCGCATCACTGGCCTTTGGGGTCCGTCGACTGATGACAAGGGAGACGATTTACACGCGCAAACTGATCCGCCGTGGTCATTTTATCCCTGAGGCACGGCACAGCAACCTCTACCTGATGCGTCCGGCTGGAGAGTTCATTGAAACCCCGCTGATCCGGGTGAAGGGTAGCCGGACGCTGGCCGATATCGCGGTGCTGCTCCATCGCGGCCGTGAAATACCGCACATCCTGGTCGTCGAAGGGACGCAACCCCGTGCGGTACTGACCGCCCCGCGCGTATGTGAGTTGCTGCGACACCGACAAACCTCGACCGCCATAGAAAATTTCGCCAGCGCGGATTGGTTTAGTGTTCCTGTGGATTACCAAATACATGACTTGGTCGCCCGATTCCGTGCCACCCATCAGGAATGCGCGCTACTCTGCCGGATCGACCCCCCGGAACATCACGAAGATGTTATAGCTATTGTGACGATTGCGGATGTGCTGGCCTATACCTCCCTGCCCATGCGCTTGCTACGCCCTCACCCGGCGCAATGA
- the proC gene encoding pyrroline-5-carboxylate reductase: MIPQNIVFIGAGNMARALIAGLRHRGVAGKQIQVHAPSGARRDALAEEFGIRSLPAEAQHLPTNSVVIYAAKPKQISSVLALWRQAFADAGVLFLSVAAGIGSTRIATELNAGSAIVRGMPNTPAQVGAGATALYARDSVNAAQRQTAEAIMSAVGQTYWLSDESLMDAVTALSGSGPAYVLLFLEALEDAAVLQGLDRPIARALALQTVLGTAQMAAASVLSPTELRHQVTSPGGTTAAGLAAWEEHLRPLAQRALAAAAERSRALGSPKKDIP, encoded by the coding sequence ATGATACCTCAGAATATCGTCTTCATCGGTGCCGGCAATATGGCACGCGCCCTCATCGCCGGTCTACGGCATCGGGGCGTTGCGGGTAAGCAGATCCAGGTTCATGCCCCCAGCGGCGCGCGCCGTGATGCGCTTGCGGAAGAGTTCGGCATCCGCAGCCTGCCGGCCGAGGCGCAGCATTTGCCGACCAACAGCGTGGTCATCTATGCCGCCAAGCCGAAGCAAATCTCGTCGGTGCTTGCGCTATGGCGCCAAGCCTTTGCCGACGCCGGGGTGCTCTTTCTCTCTGTCGCCGCTGGTATCGGCAGTACGCGCATCGCCACCGAACTGAATGCCGGGAGCGCCATCGTGCGAGGCATGCCCAACACCCCGGCGCAGGTCGGCGCCGGAGCGACCGCTCTTTATGCCCGCGATTCGGTGAACGCTGCACAACGCCAGACTGCCGAAGCTATCATGTCCGCGGTGGGGCAGACTTACTGGCTGAGTGACGAGTCGCTGATGGATGCCGTTACCGCACTCTCTGGAAGCGGCCCCGCCTACGTCCTGCTTTTTTTGGAGGCACTCGAAGATGCAGCCGTGCTGCAGGGCCTGGACCGGCCCATTGCCCGCGCGCTCGCTTTACAAACCGTGCTTGGTACCGCGCAAATGGCCGCTGCCAGCGTGCTCAGCCCAACTGAGTTACGCCATCAGGTCACCAGTCCGGGCGGCACCACGGCAGCAGGTTTGGCCGCATGGGAGGAACATCTGCGGCCACTGGCGCAACGAGCCCTGGCAGCCGCGGCCGAGCGCAGTCGCGCTCTGGGCAGCCCCAAAAAGGATATACCATGA